Proteins encoded within one genomic window of Nordella sp. HKS 07:
- a CDS encoding extracellular solute-binding protein: MMKTWISGVLLAAVLGIVPAAAEPRHGIAMHGDAALPADFKSLPYANPDAPKGGIFRQAVTGSFDSVNPFIVKGQKAVSISTYVFESMMSRNYGEAFSVYGLLAESIDVSPDRNKVTFVLRPEARFSDGTPVTSADVAFSLAILRDHGLPRFKTYYSKIRTLETPDARTIVMTQDEGDRELPLIMGLMPILPKHYWEKRNFEASTLDPIMGSGPYVFAGIEPGERISLKKNPDYWGKDVPLNRGVWNFDEVRFDYFRDHNSAFEAFKKGLADIRVETDPTRWTYGYDFPAVAEGRVIRERIEQQTPAAASGFAFNTRIPLFEDPKVRRALTEAFDFEWLNDNLLYGLYRRTQGYYSGSELSYLGHSADAREMALLGTDASRIDPRILDGTYVLPRTDGSGRDRKVLRGTVTLLKEAGWEIRDGALVNIKTNAPFTFTISCLTREQEKIALHYQRTLKQIGIDVRIRQVDSAQFQRMLDTYEFDMLPVMWYNSLSPGNEQDFYYGSAGRTVPGTRNYPGIADPAVDRMIAALLSATTREDFVSAVRALDRLLVSGFYIVPFYDSGGQWVARWDTIGRPKQPPLPGFEGTALWYAKP; encoded by the coding sequence ATGATGAAGACCTGGATTTCCGGCGTCCTTCTCGCGGCAGTGCTGGGCATCGTGCCCGCCGCCGCCGAGCCCCGCCACGGCATCGCCATGCATGGCGATGCCGCCTTGCCGGCGGACTTCAAATCGCTCCCCTACGCCAATCCCGACGCGCCCAAGGGCGGCATCTTCCGCCAGGCTGTCACCGGCAGCTTCGACAGCGTCAACCCCTTCATCGTGAAGGGCCAGAAGGCGGTGAGTATCAGCACCTATGTCTTCGAAAGCATGATGAGCCGGAACTACGGCGAGGCTTTCTCCGTCTATGGTCTCCTGGCCGAAAGCATCGATGTCAGCCCCGACCGCAACAAGGTGACCTTCGTCCTCAGGCCCGAGGCGCGTTTTTCCGACGGCACGCCGGTGACCTCGGCCGATGTCGCCTTTTCGCTCGCAATTCTGCGCGACCACGGCCTGCCGCGCTTCAAGACCTATTACTCCAAGATCAGGACACTCGAAACGCCGGATGCCCGCACCATCGTGATGACGCAGGACGAAGGTGACCGCGAATTGCCGCTGATCATGGGCCTCATGCCGATCCTGCCCAAGCATTACTGGGAGAAGCGGAATTTCGAGGCGAGCACACTCGATCCGATCATGGGGTCGGGCCCCTATGTATTTGCCGGTATCGAGCCCGGCGAGCGCATCTCGCTCAAGAAGAATCCGGATTACTGGGGCAAGGATGTCCCGCTCAATCGCGGCGTGTGGAATTTCGACGAGGTGCGTTTCGATTATTTCCGCGACCACAATTCGGCTTTCGAAGCCTTCAAGAAGGGGCTCGCCGACATCCGGGTGGAAACCGACCCGACGCGCTGGACCTATGGCTATGATTTCCCGGCCGTTGCCGAGGGTCGGGTCATCCGTGAACGGATTGAACAGCAGACGCCCGCCGCCGCCTCGGGCTTCGCCTTCAACACACGCATTCCCCTCTTCGAGGATCCGAAGGTGCGCCGGGCGCTGACCGAGGCATTCGATTTCGAATGGCTGAATGACAATCTCCTGTATGGCCTCTATCGCCGAACCCAGGGTTATTATTCGGGCTCGGAGCTTTCCTATCTGGGGCATTCCGCCGACGCACGCGAGATGGCGTTGCTCGGCACCGATGCGTCGCGCATCGATCCGCGCATTCTCGACGGCACCTATGTATTGCCCAGGACCGACGGGTCGGGACGCGACCGCAAGGTGTTGCGCGGCACCGTGACCTTGTTGAAGGAAGCCGGTTGGGAAATCCGCGACGGCGCATTGGTCAACATCAAGACCAATGCTCCCTTCACCTTTACCATCTCCTGCCTCACCCGCGAGCAGGAGAAGATTGCGCTGCACTACCAGCGCACGCTGAAGCAGATCGGCATCGACGTGCGCATCCGCCAGGTGGATTCCGCCCAGTTCCAGCGCATGCTCGACACGTACGAATTCGATATGCTGCCGGTGATGTGGTACAATTCGCTGTCTCCCGGCAATGAGCAGGATTTCTACTACGGCAGCGCCGGCCGCACAGTGCCGGGGACCCGCAACTACCCCGGCATCGCCGATCCGGCCGTCGACCGCATGATCGCCGCACTCCTGTCCGCCACCACACGCGAGGACTTCGTCTCGGCCGTGCGCGCGCTCGACCGGCTCCTGGTCAGCGGCTTCTATATCGTGCCCTTCTATGATTCAGGCGGCCAGTGGGTGGCGCGCTGGGACACCATCGGCCGTCCCAAGCAGCCCCCCCTTCCGGGTTTCGAAGGCACTGCGCTATGGTACGCGAAGCCGTAA